A single genomic interval of Devosia oryziradicis harbors:
- a CDS encoding Mth938-like domain-containing protein — protein sequence MTDTPHYPRQVGIDAYGNGGFRFAGVSHRGSLLCLPKGMFAWDVTTFAEITAETLAPVFAVADDIDVLLIGLGPDIAAIPRELRDALRERKVIVEAVNTGSAIRTYNVLLAEERAVAAALIAVDKVR from the coding sequence TTGACCGACACGCCACACTATCCGCGGCAGGTTGGCATCGACGCCTATGGCAACGGGGGCTTCCGCTTCGCGGGGGTCTCCCATCGTGGGTCGCTGCTCTGCCTGCCCAAGGGCATGTTTGCCTGGGACGTGACGACGTTTGCCGAGATCACGGCCGAAACGCTGGCGCCGGTCTTCGCGGTTGCCGACGACATCGACGTGCTGCTGATCGGGCTGGGCCCGGACATCGCGGCCATTCCGCGCGAGCTGCGCGACGCCCTGCGGGAGCGCAAGGTGATCGTCGAGGCGGTCAATACCGGCAGTGCCATCCGCACCTACAACGTGCTGCTGGCCGAGGAGCGGGCGGTCGCGGCCGCCCTCATCGCCGTCGACAAGGTGCGCTGA
- a CDS encoding phytoene/squalene synthase family protein produces MAEASFAHAAEALRQGDRDRYLSTLVLTGAHRDAVTALYAFNADVASIRERVSDPAPGEIRLQWWSDALEGEGHGAVRQNPVADALLDTIERYNIPAGTLLRLIGARRFDLYDDPMPDLESFEGYAGETVSTLYQLAAMILNDGETVETGDAAGHLGVAHAMIGHLRSFGYVSSQGRIVLPWSIMAANGVTEDEIFSGRASEALVEALGQISDLATEHLGKANSAIAALPSRLRPAFAPITVLDAQLKLYLKRSAGPFAVAPDEPDWGKIARLAWWSWRNR; encoded by the coding sequence ATGGCCGAGGCCAGTTTTGCCCATGCAGCCGAGGCCCTGCGCCAGGGCGATCGCGACCGTTACCTTTCGACGCTGGTCCTGACCGGAGCGCATCGTGATGCCGTGACGGCGCTCTACGCGTTCAACGCCGACGTGGCCTCCATCCGCGAACGGGTGTCCGATCCGGCGCCAGGCGAGATACGCCTGCAGTGGTGGAGCGATGCGCTCGAGGGCGAGGGGCACGGCGCGGTACGCCAGAATCCGGTGGCCGACGCGCTGCTCGATACGATCGAGCGCTACAACATTCCGGCGGGGACGCTGCTGCGCCTGATCGGCGCCCGGCGCTTCGATCTCTATGACGATCCGATGCCCGATCTTGAGAGCTTCGAGGGCTATGCGGGCGAGACCGTTTCGACGCTCTATCAGCTCGCAGCGATGATCCTCAACGATGGCGAGACCGTCGAAACCGGCGATGCCGCGGGGCATCTGGGCGTGGCCCATGCGATGATCGGGCATCTGCGGTCATTTGGCTATGTCTCCTCCCAGGGCCGCATCGTACTGCCCTGGTCGATTATGGCGGCCAATGGGGTGACCGAGGATGAGATTTTTTCGGGCAGGGCCAGTGAAGCCTTGGTGGAGGCGCTGGGCCAGATCAGCGATCTTGCGACCGAGCATCTAGGCAAGGCCAATTCAGCCATCGCCGCGCTGCCGTCGCGGCTCAGGCCGGCCTTCGCACCGATCACCGTGCTCGATGCGCAATTGAAGCTCTATCTCAAGCGCTCGGCTGGGCCCTTCGCCGTCGCGCCTGACGAGCCGGACTGGGGCAAGATTGCGCGGCTGGCCTGGTGGAGCTGGCGCAACCGCTAG
- a CDS encoding type 1 glutamine amidotransferase domain-containing protein, translated as MQNLSGKSIAIVATNGFEQSELEVPLKTLRDAGATVHVVSLQAGEIKGWDKKDWGRAVSVDKTVDAVSASDYDAIVLPGGQINPDLLRVETKVLDLIKAFWAQKKVVAAVCHAPWLLVETGIVKGRKVTSYHSIKTDVVNAGGLWEDSEVVSDQGLVTSRKPDDLPAFCNKIAEEILEGLHVKRAA; from the coding sequence ATGCAAAACCTGTCCGGAAAATCGATCGCCATCGTCGCCACCAACGGCTTCGAGCAGTCCGAACTTGAAGTCCCTCTGAAGACTTTGCGCGATGCCGGCGCAACCGTGCACGTCGTGTCGCTGCAAGCGGGCGAGATCAAGGGCTGGGACAAGAAGGATTGGGGCCGCGCAGTCAGCGTCGACAAGACCGTCGATGCCGTCTCGGCCAGTGATTACGATGCCATCGTCCTGCCGGGCGGTCAGATCAATCCCGATCTGCTGCGCGTCGAAACCAAGGTGCTCGATCTCATCAAGGCGTTCTGGGCACAGAAAAAGGTGGTTGCAGCGGTGTGCCACGCGCCGTGGCTGCTGGTGGAGACCGGTATCGTCAAGGGCCGGAAGGTCACCTCGTACCATTCGATCAAGACTGACGTCGTCAATGCCGGCGGCCTGTGGGAGGACAGCGAGGTCGTCTCCGACCAGGGTCTGGTCACCAGCCGCAAGCCCGACGACCTGCCCGCCTTCTGCAACAAGATCGCCGAAGAAATTCTCGAAGGCCTGCACGTCAAGCGCGCCGCCTAA
- a CDS encoding thioesterase domain-containing protein gives MTEAELETYLHDHIPLSRAMAVRVASISDDKLILGAPLGPNINHRDTVFGGSASAVAILSAWSLLHLRLTAAGQPSRVVIQRNSMEYLAPISGDFTATATLGTDAGWDGFLKLLTRRGVARITVGAELEYEGKVAGRLSGEFVAFGKDRL, from the coding sequence ATGACCGAAGCCGAGCTCGAAACCTACCTGCATGACCATATCCCGCTGTCGCGGGCCATGGCGGTTCGGGTGGCTTCGATATCGGACGACAAACTTATCCTCGGCGCCCCGCTCGGGCCCAATATCAATCACCGCGACACGGTGTTCGGCGGTAGCGCCTCGGCAGTGGCGATCCTTTCCGCCTGGTCGCTGCTGCATCTGCGATTGACCGCCGCGGGCCAGCCGAGCCGCGTGGTGATCCAGCGCAACAGCATGGAATACCTGGCGCCGATCTCAGGCGACTTCACGGCAACGGCGACGCTGGGGACCGACGCCGGATGGGACGGCTTCCTTAAGCTGCTGACGCGCCGAGGCGTTGCCCGCATCACCGTCGGGGCTGAACTCGAGTACGAGGGCAAGGTCGCGGGCCGGCTTTCCGGCGAATTCGTCGCCTTCGGCAAGGACCGGCTCTAG
- the trmFO gene encoding methylenetetrahydrofolate--tRNA-(uracil(54)-C(5))-methyltransferase (FADH(2)-oxidizing) TrmFO — protein MSNPQPIHIIGGGLAGSEAAWQAAEAGASVIVHEMRGVKATDAHSTDSFAELVCSNSFRSDDHEQNAVGLLHEEMRRCGSLIMRAADQHKLPAGGALAVDRHGFSDEVTRAVHNHPNITVIREEVAGWPPAEWSNVIIASGPLTSPALAEAILATTGEDALAFFDAIAPIVHYDSINMDVVWAQSRYDKAGPGGTGADYLNCPMDKDQYFAFVEALKTAPLHEFKDWEKVPYFDGCLPIEVMAERGVETLRHGPMKPVGLTNPRNPTVKPYAIVQLRQDNALGTLWNMVGFQTKMRYGIQAEIFRMIPGLENAQFARLGGLHRNTFINSPKVLGPNLKLKNDPRIRFAGQVTGVEGYVESAAVGLITGRLAAAEARGETMATPPITTALGALVAHITGGHIEAESYSGARSFQPMNVNFGLFPEVEIVKPEGVGRWRGNDKTIAKRRAITSRALEDLKAWA, from the coding sequence ATGTCCAATCCACAACCCATTCACATCATTGGCGGCGGTCTCGCCGGGTCCGAAGCCGCCTGGCAGGCAGCCGAAGCCGGCGCGAGCGTCATCGTCCATGAGATGCGCGGCGTAAAGGCAACCGACGCCCACAGCACCGACAGCTTTGCCGAACTGGTCTGCTCCAACAGCTTCCGCTCCGACGATCACGAACAGAACGCAGTCGGTCTGCTGCATGAGGAAATGCGCCGCTGCGGCTCGCTGATCATGCGTGCCGCCGACCAGCACAAGCTGCCCGCCGGTGGTGCGCTGGCCGTGGACCGGCACGGCTTTTCCGATGAGGTGACGCGGGCGGTGCATAACCACCCCAATATCACGGTGATCCGCGAGGAGGTCGCTGGCTGGCCGCCGGCTGAGTGGAGCAATGTGATCATTGCCAGCGGCCCGCTGACTTCCCCTGCCCTCGCCGAGGCCATCCTGGCGACGACAGGCGAGGATGCGCTGGCCTTCTTCGACGCCATCGCGCCGATCGTCCATTACGACAGCATCAACATGGACGTGGTCTGGGCCCAGTCGCGCTACGACAAGGCCGGTCCGGGCGGCACCGGCGCCGACTATCTCAACTGCCCGATGGACAAGGACCAGTATTTTGCCTTCGTCGAGGCGCTGAAGACCGCGCCGCTGCACGAATTCAAGGATTGGGAAAAGGTCCCCTATTTCGACGGCTGCCTGCCTATCGAAGTGATGGCCGAGCGCGGCGTCGAAACGCTGCGCCACGGGCCGATGAAGCCAGTGGGCCTCACCAACCCGCGCAACCCCACCGTCAAGCCCTATGCCATCGTGCAACTGCGGCAGGACAATGCGCTGGGCACGCTTTGGAACATGGTCGGCTTCCAGACCAAGATGCGCTACGGCATCCAGGCCGAAATCTTCCGCATGATCCCGGGTCTCGAAAACGCGCAGTTCGCGCGCCTTGGCGGGCTGCACCGCAATACCTTCATCAACTCGCCCAAAGTGCTGGGTCCGAACCTCAAGCTCAAGAACGATCCACGCATCCGCTTCGCCGGCCAGGTGACCGGCGTCGAGGGCTATGTCGAAAGCGCCGCCGTCGGCCTCATCACCGGCCGCCTCGCCGCGGCTGAGGCGCGGGGCGAGACGATGGCGACGCCGCCGATCACCACGGCGCTGGGCGCACTCGTCGCCCACATTACCGGCGGCCATATCGAAGCGGAGAGCTATAGTGGCGCGCGTAGCTTCCAGCCGATGAACGTGAATTTCGGCTTGTTCCCCGAAGTGGAAATCGTCAAGCCTGAGGGCGTCGGTCGCTGGCGCGGCAATGACAAGACCATTGCCAAGCGTCGCGCCATTACCTCGCGGGCGCTCGAGGATCTCAAGGCCTGGGCATGA
- a CDS encoding DUF1127 domain-containing protein, whose protein sequence is MDIRKTFKKWAAYQQTVRELAALDNRQLNDLGISRTDINRIARDHAAGL, encoded by the coding sequence ATGGACATCCGCAAGACTTTCAAGAAGTGGGCCGCCTACCAGCAGACCGTTCGTGAGCTCGCCGCTCTCGACAATCGCCAGCTCAACGATCTGGGCATCTCGCGCACCGACATCAATCGGATTGCTCGCGACCATGCTGCCGGCCTCTAA